The following proteins are encoded in a genomic region of Variovorax paradoxus:
- the prmB gene encoding 50S ribosomal protein L3 N(5)-glutamine methyltransferase, with product MSTVIELIEAGAKRLEEAGVAFGHGTANAFDEAAWLVLWRLKLPLDDIDAAADTPVSPADADKVAALLDERIATRKPAAYLTKEAWLQGVPFYVDERAIVPRSFIAELIADGSIDYWLGEHTQRVLDLCTGNGSLAVLAAMTYPDITVDAADLSTPALEVAAINVTRHQLDARVRLIESDGLANLPGPYDLVLCNPPYVNSASMAALPAEYLAEPELALAGGADGMDFVRRLFADAPSRMSEQAVLVLEIGNERDHFEAAFPQLEVVWLETSAGEDQVLLVTRTALLAGAGAR from the coding sequence ATGAGCACGGTCATCGAACTGATCGAAGCCGGCGCCAAGCGGCTGGAAGAAGCCGGCGTCGCGTTCGGCCACGGCACCGCCAACGCGTTCGACGAAGCGGCATGGCTCGTGCTGTGGCGCCTGAAGCTGCCGCTCGACGACATCGATGCGGCGGCCGATACACCCGTTTCGCCGGCCGACGCCGACAAGGTCGCAGCACTGCTGGACGAGCGCATCGCCACCCGCAAGCCTGCGGCGTATCTCACCAAGGAAGCCTGGCTGCAGGGCGTGCCGTTCTACGTGGACGAGCGCGCCATCGTGCCGCGCAGTTTCATCGCCGAGCTGATTGCCGACGGCAGCATCGACTACTGGCTCGGCGAGCACACGCAGCGCGTGCTCGACCTGTGCACCGGCAATGGCAGCCTCGCCGTGCTCGCGGCCATGACCTATCCGGACATCACGGTGGATGCCGCCGATCTGTCGACCCCGGCGCTCGAGGTGGCCGCGATCAACGTCACCCGGCACCAGCTGGACGCCCGCGTCAGGCTCATCGAATCCGACGGCCTGGCCAACCTGCCCGGCCCCTACGACCTGGTGCTGTGCAACCCGCCCTACGTGAACAGCGCGAGCATGGCCGCGCTGCCCGCCGAATACCTCGCCGAGCCCGAACTGGCGCTGGCCGGCGGCGCCGACGGCATGGACTTCGTCCGCCGGTTATTCGCCGATGCGCCTTCCCGCATGAGCGAGCAGGCGGTGCTGGTGCTTGAAATCGGCAATGAGCGCGACCACTTCGAGGCCGCCTTCCCGCAGCTCGAAGTCGTGTGGCTGGAAACCTCCGCAGGCGAAGACCAGGTCTTGCTCGTGACCCGAACCGCACTGCTCGCGGGCGCCGGCGCGCGTTAG
- the dapE gene encoding succinyl-diaminopimelate desuccinylase, with amino-acid sequence MSRTLQLAEQLISRPSVTPEDAGCQQIIGERLAPLGFTLETIESGPDDFRVTNLWAVRRPAGAAATKTLVFAGHTDVVPTGPIEQWTSHPFTPTHRGGKLYGRGACDMKASVAAFVVSIEEFLKATPDPKLTLALLLTSDEEGPGVDGTVIVCNALAARGEVIDYCIVGEPTAVQRCGDMIKNGRRGTMSGKLTVNGVQGHIAYPHLANNPVHSVAPALAELVTINAAGGWDAGSAWFQPTSWQISNFHSGTGASNVIPGSAVIDFNFRFSTESTPESLQKRVHAVLDAHGVDYSLAWTIGGLPFLTTPGELVASVQAAIADETGIATELSTSGGTSDARFIAKICKQVVELGPVNASIHKIDEHIDVAEIETLKNIYKRTLERLEASLAR; translated from the coding sequence ATGTCCCGTACGCTCCAGCTCGCCGAACAACTCATCTCGCGCCCCTCCGTCACTCCCGAGGACGCGGGTTGCCAGCAGATCATCGGCGAACGGCTGGCGCCACTGGGCTTCACGCTCGAAACCATCGAGAGCGGTCCGGACGACTTTCGTGTGACCAACCTGTGGGCGGTGCGCCGCCCCGCAGGCGCCGCGGCAACCAAGACGCTGGTGTTTGCAGGCCACACCGACGTGGTGCCCACCGGCCCGATCGAGCAATGGACCAGCCATCCGTTCACGCCCACGCACCGGGGCGGCAAGCTCTACGGCCGCGGCGCGTGCGACATGAAGGCCTCGGTTGCCGCCTTCGTGGTGTCGATCGAAGAGTTCCTCAAGGCCACGCCCGACCCGAAGCTCACGCTCGCGCTGCTGCTCACCAGCGATGAAGAAGGCCCGGGTGTCGACGGCACCGTCATCGTCTGCAACGCACTGGCCGCGCGCGGCGAAGTCATCGACTATTGCATCGTCGGCGAGCCCACCGCCGTCCAGCGCTGCGGCGACATGATCAAGAACGGCCGCCGCGGCACCATGAGCGGCAAGCTCACGGTCAACGGCGTGCAAGGGCACATCGCCTATCCGCACCTCGCCAACAACCCCGTGCACTCGGTGGCGCCTGCGCTGGCCGAACTCGTGACCATCAACGCGGCCGGCGGCTGGGACGCGGGCAGTGCCTGGTTCCAGCCGACCAGCTGGCAGATCAGCAATTTTCACTCGGGCACCGGCGCGAGCAACGTGATTCCGGGTAGCGCGGTCATCGATTTCAACTTCCGCTTCTCAACCGAATCGACGCCCGAGTCATTGCAAAAGCGCGTGCATGCGGTGCTCGATGCACACGGCGTCGACTACTCGCTGGCCTGGACCATCGGCGGCCTGCCCTTTCTCACGACACCGGGCGAACTGGTGGCGTCGGTGCAGGCGGCCATTGCCGATGAAACCGGCATCGCCACCGAGCTCTCGACCAGCGGCGGCACCAGCGACGCGCGCTTCATCGCCAAGATCTGCAAGCAGGTGGTCGAGCTCGGCCCGGTCAACGCCAGCATCCACAAGATCGACGAACACATCGACGTGGCCGAGATCGAGACGCTGAAGAACATCTACAAGCGCACGCTGGAGCGGCTCGAAGCGTCGCTGGCCCGATGA
- a CDS encoding tripartite tricarboxylate transporter substrate binding protein, which yields MNTLLKMTRHSALALAALALCASANAQPASTKPIRLVVPFGPGGVADLTARTVAQKMSESMGQSIIVDNKPGAGGVVASDTVAKAPPDGLTVLLMSNGNAVSVGLFKHLPFDTVKDFAPVSTLGYFDMAVVTAADSRFKTLQELLAHAKAHPGTVNIGTINMGSTQHLAAELFKRSTGIDAQVVPFNGSPALITALRGGQIDAGVEILAPILGQISGKSVRPLAVMGAKRSFALPDTPTVAESGTPNFRVASWNALAVPAKTPPAVIARLNKEANAALAAPEVKERLRQLGVEAQGSTAQQQADLLRDEIQRWSEVIRLAGIPKQ from the coding sequence ATGAACACTCTCCTGAAAATGACCCGGCACTCCGCGCTTGCCCTGGCTGCGCTCGCCCTCTGCGCCAGCGCCAACGCACAGCCGGCGTCGACGAAACCGATTCGCCTGGTGGTGCCCTTCGGCCCCGGCGGCGTGGCCGATCTCACGGCGCGGACCGTGGCGCAGAAGATGTCGGAGTCCATGGGGCAAAGCATCATCGTGGACAACAAGCCGGGCGCAGGGGGCGTGGTCGCGTCCGACACCGTGGCCAAGGCGCCGCCTGACGGGCTGACCGTTCTGCTGATGTCCAACGGCAATGCCGTGAGCGTGGGGCTGTTCAAGCACCTGCCGTTCGACACGGTCAAGGACTTCGCGCCGGTCTCGACGCTCGGTTATTTCGACATGGCCGTCGTGACCGCCGCAGATTCCAGGTTCAAGACGCTGCAGGAGCTCCTGGCCCATGCGAAGGCGCACCCCGGCACGGTGAACATCGGGACGATCAACATGGGCAGCACGCAGCATCTCGCGGCCGAGCTGTTCAAGCGCAGCACCGGCATCGATGCGCAGGTGGTTCCTTTCAACGGATCGCCCGCGTTGATCACCGCGCTGCGTGGTGGGCAGATCGATGCCGGCGTGGAAATCCTCGCGCCCATCCTCGGCCAGATCAGCGGAAAGTCGGTGCGGCCGCTCGCGGTCATGGGCGCGAAGCGGTCGTTCGCGCTGCCCGACACGCCGACCGTCGCGGAAAGCGGCACGCCCAACTTCAGGGTGGCGTCCTGGAATGCGCTTGCGGTGCCGGCGAAGACGCCGCCCGCTGTCATTGCCCGGCTCAACAAGGAGGCCAACGCAGCACTCGCCGCGCCGGAGGTCAAGGAGCGGCTGCGCCAGCTCGGCGTCGAGGCGCAGGGGAGCACCGCGCAGCAGCAGGCGGACCTTCTGCGGGACGAGATCCAGCGCTGGTCCGAGGTGATTCGCCTGGCCGGCATTCCGAAGCAGTGA
- a CDS encoding LysR substrate-binding domain-containing protein, whose product MDLKQLEYFVHVAELGSFTRASIVIDVAQPALSRQVRQLEVELRQNLLTRNGRGVTLTDAGKLLLDHARGILHQIERAKEDLGLLRGALAGRVAVGLPPSIAKRIAVPLTRAFRQQLPDASLSITEALSSALQESVTAGRIDLALLYNPAPSADIDSVVILEEDLYLVGPAQPGGKTGEAVSLRDVASAPLVIPTKPNSIRMLVEAEMANIGCRPSISMEIDGVAAILDLVIEGMGLAVLSSNAILTAPRPEAFAIRRIESPPLRSRLALALSSQRPTTLTQQAVLTLIREVVTQTMSNPPSPARPGTT is encoded by the coding sequence ATGGATCTCAAGCAGCTGGAGTACTTCGTTCACGTCGCCGAGCTGGGGAGCTTCACCCGGGCTTCGATCGTGATCGACGTCGCACAGCCCGCGCTCAGCCGGCAGGTGCGCCAGCTCGAAGTGGAGCTGAGACAAAACCTTCTGACACGCAACGGCCGCGGCGTGACTCTCACCGACGCAGGCAAGCTGCTGCTGGACCACGCCAGGGGCATCCTGCATCAGATCGAACGCGCCAAGGAAGACCTCGGCCTGTTGCGCGGTGCGCTGGCCGGCCGCGTTGCGGTCGGGTTGCCGCCCAGCATCGCGAAGCGCATCGCCGTGCCTTTGACCCGCGCCTTCCGCCAGCAGCTTCCCGATGCCAGCCTGTCGATCACCGAAGCGCTTTCAAGCGCTCTGCAGGAATCGGTGACCGCCGGCCGCATCGACCTGGCGCTGCTCTACAACCCGGCACCTTCCGCGGACATCGACAGCGTCGTCATCCTGGAAGAAGACCTGTACCTGGTCGGGCCGGCGCAGCCCGGCGGCAAGACCGGCGAAGCGGTTTCGTTGCGCGACGTGGCTTCGGCGCCGCTCGTGATCCCGACAAAGCCCAATTCGATTCGCATGCTGGTCGAAGCGGAGATGGCGAACATCGGATGCCGGCCCTCCATCTCGATGGAGATCGACGGGGTTGCAGCCATCCTCGACCTGGTGATCGAAGGCATGGGACTGGCTGTGCTGTCTTCGAACGCCATTCTTACCGCGCCCCGTCCGGAGGCTTTTGCCATCCGCCGGATCGAGAGCCCGCCGCTGCGCAGCCGGCTCGCCCTTGCGCTGAGCTCTCAACGGCCGACCACCCTCACCCAGCAAGCCGTGCTCACGCTGATCCGCGAGGTGGTGACCCAGACGATGAGCAACCCACCGTCGCCCGCCAGGCCCGGCACCACCTGA
- a CDS encoding ABC-F family ATP-binding cassette domain-containing protein — MITLKNVILRRSAKVLLDGATVTINPGEKVGLVGRNGAGKSTLFALFNGSLHEDGGDFYVPKQWRMAQVAQDMPETEESATDFVVGGDTRLAELRATLAAIEAAYAENPDDPDIGMELAHAYTDLADAGEHDAVPRAQALVLGLGFKSHELDEPVNSFSGGWRMRLQLARALMCPSDLLLLDEPTNHLDLDALVWLEAWLQKYAGTMIVISHDREFLDAVTDVTLHIANAQLTRYGGNYSKFEDMRALQMEQQQVAFSKQQDKIAHLQKFIDRFKAKASKAKQAQSRVKALERMERVAPLLAEADFTFEFKEPGNIPNPMLSIGNASFGYEIENEEPKTILRGVSRSVLAGQRIGILGANGQGKSTLVKTIAREMGALAGEVTEGKGLNIGYFAQQELDVLRPQDNPLEHMVRMARELGSNVKEATGEQALRGFLGSFNFSGDMVKQPVGTMSGGEKARLVLAMMVWQRPNLLLLDEPTNHLDLATREALAVALNEFEGTLMLVSHDRALLRSVCDEFWLVGRGVVADFDGDLDDYQRYLLDEAKRLREEAKIAVREAANAAAPVAVAAVPAPAPASSEPATANKNPQQRKQDAQGRQQRSDQAKPIKREIAQIDERLAAAGTERTALEARLAQPLPPAEIADAGKRLKALNDEIGRLEERWLALSDQLEALAA, encoded by the coding sequence ATGATTACTCTCAAAAACGTCATTCTTCGCCGCAGCGCCAAGGTTCTGCTCGACGGCGCCACCGTCACCATCAACCCCGGGGAAAAGGTCGGCCTCGTGGGCCGCAACGGCGCCGGCAAGTCGACCCTGTTCGCGCTCTTCAACGGCTCGCTGCACGAAGACGGCGGCGACTTCTACGTGCCCAAGCAATGGCGCATGGCGCAGGTGGCGCAGGACATGCCAGAAACCGAGGAATCGGCCACCGACTTCGTGGTCGGCGGCGACACCCGACTCGCCGAACTGCGCGCCACGCTCGCGGCCATCGAGGCTGCCTATGCCGAGAACCCCGATGACCCGGACATTGGCATGGAACTGGCCCACGCCTACACCGACCTGGCCGATGCCGGCGAGCACGACGCCGTGCCGCGAGCACAGGCGCTGGTCCTCGGCCTCGGCTTCAAGTCGCACGAGCTCGACGAGCCGGTCAACAGCTTCTCGGGCGGCTGGCGCATGCGCCTGCAGCTGGCCCGCGCGCTGATGTGCCCGAGCGACCTGCTGCTGCTCGACGAACCCACCAACCACCTGGACCTGGACGCGCTCGTCTGGCTCGAAGCCTGGCTGCAGAAGTACGCCGGCACCATGATCGTCATCAGCCACGACCGCGAGTTTCTCGACGCCGTGACCGACGTGACGCTGCACATCGCCAACGCCCAGCTCACGCGCTACGGCGGCAACTACAGCAAGTTCGAAGACATGCGCGCCCTGCAGATGGAGCAGCAGCAGGTCGCGTTCTCCAAGCAGCAGGACAAGATCGCCCACCTGCAGAAGTTCATCGACCGCTTCAAGGCCAAGGCCAGCAAGGCCAAGCAGGCGCAAAGCCGGGTCAAGGCGCTGGAGCGCATGGAACGGGTCGCGCCGCTGCTGGCCGAGGCCGACTTCACCTTCGAGTTCAAGGAGCCGGGCAACATCCCGAACCCGATGCTCTCGATCGGCAACGCGAGCTTCGGCTACGAGATCGAGAACGAAGAACCCAAGACCATCCTGCGCGGCGTGAGCCGCTCGGTGCTGGCGGGCCAACGCATCGGCATCCTGGGCGCCAACGGCCAGGGCAAGTCGACGCTGGTGAAGACCATCGCGCGCGAAATGGGCGCGCTGGCCGGCGAAGTCACGGAGGGCAAGGGCCTCAACATCGGCTACTTCGCGCAGCAGGAACTCGACGTTCTGCGACCGCAGGACAACCCGCTCGAACACATGGTGCGCATGGCGCGCGAGCTGGGCAGCAACGTCAAGGAAGCGACCGGCGAGCAGGCGCTGCGCGGCTTCCTCGGCAGCTTCAACTTCAGCGGCGACATGGTGAAGCAGCCCGTGGGCACCATGAGCGGCGGCGAAAAAGCCCGCCTCGTGCTCGCGATGATGGTCTGGCAGCGGCCCAACCTGCTGCTGCTCGACGAGCCCACCAACCACCTGGACCTTGCCACGCGCGAGGCCCTGGCCGTGGCGCTCAATGAATTCGAAGGCACGCTGATGCTCGTGAGCCACGACCGTGCGCTGCTGCGCTCGGTGTGCGACGAGTTCTGGCTCGTCGGCCGCGGCGTGGTCGCCGACTTCGACGGCGACCTCGACGACTACCAGCGCTACCTGCTCGACGAAGCCAAGCGGCTGCGCGAAGAAGCCAAGATCGCCGTGCGCGAGGCGGCCAACGCAGCCGCGCCTGTTGCAGTTGCAGCCGTGCCTGCGCCCGCCCCTGCGTCCAGCGAACCCGCGACCGCGAACAAGAACCCGCAGCAGCGCAAGCAGGATGCCCAGGGCCGCCAGCAACGCAGCGACCAGGCCAAGCCGATCAAGCGCGAGATCGCGCAAATCGACGAACGCCTGGCCGCGGCCGGCACCGAACGCACCGCGCTCGAGGCACGCCTGGCCCAGCCCCTTCCGCCCGCCGAGATTGCCGATGCGGGCAAGCGGCTGAAAGCCCTCAACGATGAAATCGGCCGCCTCGAAGAGCGCTGGCTGGCCCTGTCGGACCAGCTCGAGGCCTTGGCGGCCTGA
- a CDS encoding PilT/PilU family type 4a pilus ATPase, whose protein sequence is MNMMERILRLMAERKASDIYLSAHSPVLIRMNGTCVPINAQVLPATAPLALLAEVVPEARIQELERTGELNMAVMLEGAGNYRISAMRQRGSYAVVVRHIASTIPSFADLNLPDILKTLIMEKRGLILMVGATGAGKTTTLASMLDYRNEHATGHILTVEEPIEFTYTNKKSLVNQRDVGSDTESLQVALKNALRQAPDVIQIGEIRDRETMTAAIAYAQSGHLCVATLHANNSYRALNRILSFFPVEVRPTLLGDLGSALRAVVSQRLLRTPTGGRVPALEVMLNTALVAELIEKGDFSAVKEAMEQSMAEGSQTFEEDIARLITEERVTREEGLAQSDSPTNLMWRLQNRAAPKPKVDDRHLTDQVDEPTFTDITLDVKF, encoded by the coding sequence ATGAACATGATGGAGCGAATTCTTCGTTTGATGGCCGAGCGCAAGGCCTCCGACATCTACCTCTCGGCCCACTCCCCGGTGCTGATCCGCATGAACGGCACCTGCGTGCCGATCAACGCGCAGGTGCTTCCCGCCACCGCGCCGCTCGCGCTGCTGGCCGAAGTGGTGCCCGAAGCCCGCATCCAGGAACTGGAAAGAACGGGCGAACTCAACATGGCCGTGATGCTCGAGGGCGCCGGCAACTACCGCATCAGCGCCATGCGCCAGCGCGGCAGCTATGCGGTGGTGGTGCGGCACATCGCCTCGACCATTCCGAGCTTTGCCGACCTGAACCTGCCCGACATTCTCAAGACGCTGATCATGGAGAAGCGCGGCCTGATCCTGATGGTCGGCGCCACCGGCGCGGGCAAGACCACCACGCTGGCTTCGATGCTCGACTACCGCAACGAGCACGCCACGGGCCACATCCTCACGGTGGAAGAACCCATCGAGTTCACCTACACCAACAAGAAGTCGCTGGTGAACCAGCGCGACGTGGGCAGCGACACCGAGTCGCTGCAGGTTGCGCTCAAGAACGCGCTGCGCCAGGCGCCCGACGTGATCCAGATCGGCGAAATCCGCGACCGCGAAACCATGACCGCGGCCATTGCCTATGCGCAATCGGGCCACCTGTGCGTCGCCACGCTGCATGCCAACAACAGCTACCGCGCGCTCAACCGCATCCTGAGCTTCTTCCCGGTCGAGGTGCGCCCCACGCTGCTGGGCGACCTGGGCTCGGCCCTGCGCGCCGTCGTGTCGCAGCGGCTGCTGCGCACGCCCACCGGCGGCCGCGTGCCGGCGCTCGAGGTCATGCTCAACACGGCCCTGGTGGCCGAGCTGATCGAAAAAGGCGATTTCTCCGCGGTCAAGGAAGCCATGGAGCAGTCGATGGCCGAAGGCTCGCAGACCTTCGAGGAAGACATTGCCCGGCTCATCACCGAAGAGCGCGTGACGCGCGAAGAAGGCTTGGCCCAGTCCGACTCGCCGACCAACCTGATGTGGCGGCTGCAAAACCGCGCCGCGCCCAAGCCGAAGGTGGACGACCGCCACCTGACGGACCAGGTCGACGAGCCCACCTTCACCGACATCACGCTCGACGTGAAGTTCTGA
- a CDS encoding helix-turn-helix domain-containing protein yields the protein METIAARALAARKYAKMTQKQAEAASGVKQSNISKIERGDTGRSMGLLALARAYRVDPNWLDTGDGPAPWDKVQVRPARDNANEPPGPYRVTRTPPSSPSFSPGTPGTVPLIAWTQAASWNSAAREAIQAERWIPCVAHHSAGNTYALRVRGDSMTAPSGHMKSYPAESIIFVDTLQTTPADGERVIARLEASNEVTFKVFKEEDGRRWLLPLNPKHEPIRMAFTVLGTVVGKWEDED from the coding sequence ATGGAGACTATTGCAGCGCGTGCACTGGCAGCACGCAAATACGCCAAGATGACCCAGAAGCAGGCGGAAGCCGCTTCGGGCGTCAAGCAGTCGAACATTTCCAAGATTGAACGCGGCGACACCGGCCGATCGATGGGCCTGCTCGCCCTGGCACGCGCTTATCGCGTCGACCCCAACTGGCTCGACACCGGCGACGGCCCGGCTCCGTGGGACAAGGTGCAGGTACGCCCGGCGCGCGACAACGCCAACGAACCTCCTGGCCCCTACCGGGTCACGCGCACGCCGCCGTCGAGCCCTTCGTTCAGCCCGGGCACGCCCGGCACGGTACCGCTCATTGCCTGGACGCAGGCTGCATCCTGGAACAGCGCCGCGCGGGAAGCGATTCAGGCCGAGCGGTGGATTCCGTGCGTGGCGCATCACAGCGCCGGCAACACCTACGCGCTGCGCGTGCGCGGCGACAGCATGACCGCGCCGAGCGGGCACATGAAGAGCTATCCCGCGGAATCGATCATCTTCGTCGACACGCTGCAAACAACGCCCGCCGATGGCGAACGCGTCATCGCCAGGCTCGAGGCGAGCAACGAGGTCACGTTCAAGGTCTTCAAGGAAGAAGACGGCCGCCGCTGGCTGCTGCCGTTGAACCCCAAGCACGAGCCCATCCGCATGGCATTCACCGTGCTTGGCACCGTCGTCGGCAAGTGGGAAGACGAGGATTGA
- a CDS encoding amidohydrolase family protein translates to MDKDWLCFHPAPSKPRFTPPPGAVDAHCHVFGPAAAFPYAPERKYTPCDASKEQLFALRDLLGFERNVIVQATCHGNDNRALLDAIAHADGRARGVASVAPGVSDAELRLLHEAGVRGVRFNFLKRLADFTPREVLMNIAERIAPLGWHVVVYFEAQDLPELWDFFTRLPTTVVVDHMGRPDVRQPVDGPQFERFVRLLREHSNVWSKVSCPERLSLSGPPAYDDVVPFARRLVEEFPDRVLWGSDWPHPNLKTHMPDDGTLVDMIPRIAPTEELQRKLLVDNPMRLYWA, encoded by the coding sequence ATGGACAAGGACTGGCTTTGTTTTCACCCCGCGCCATCGAAGCCGCGCTTCACTCCGCCGCCGGGTGCGGTGGACGCGCACTGCCACGTCTTCGGTCCCGCTGCCGCGTTCCCTTATGCGCCGGAACGCAAATACACGCCGTGCGACGCGTCGAAGGAACAGCTGTTCGCGCTGCGCGATCTGCTGGGCTTCGAGCGCAACGTGATCGTGCAGGCGACCTGCCACGGCAACGACAACCGCGCCCTGCTCGACGCCATTGCGCATGCCGACGGGCGCGCGCGCGGCGTGGCCTCGGTCGCGCCGGGCGTGAGCGACGCCGAACTTCGCCTCTTGCACGAAGCCGGCGTGCGCGGCGTGCGCTTCAACTTTCTCAAGCGGCTGGCCGACTTCACGCCGCGCGAGGTGCTGATGAACATCGCCGAGCGCATTGCGCCGCTGGGCTGGCACGTGGTCGTGTATTTCGAAGCGCAGGACCTGCCCGAACTGTGGGACTTCTTCACCCGCTTGCCGACCACCGTGGTGGTCGACCACATGGGCCGGCCCGACGTGCGCCAGCCGGTCGACGGACCGCAGTTCGAGCGCTTCGTGCGGCTGTTGCGCGAGCATTCGAATGTCTGGTCGAAGGTGAGCTGCCCCGAGCGCCTGTCGCTCTCCGGTCCGCCCGCTTACGACGACGTCGTTCCTTTCGCGCGCCGCCTGGTCGAGGAGTTTCCGGACCGCGTGCTGTGGGGCAGCGACTGGCCGCATCCCAACCTCAAGACGCACATGCCCGACGACGGCACGCTGGTCGACATGATTCCCCGCATCGCGCCGACGGAAGAACTTCAGCGCAAGTTGCTGGTGGACAACCCGATGCGGCTGTACTGGGCATAG
- a CDS encoding porin produces the protein MDMRTRACLAAGLATASLGSCPAFAQSASADSVSIYGVLDQYVGSLRRSDQSGRTKVLNSGGMTTSYWGVRGTEDLGGGLQTFFALESFIQADTGTFGRTSADPYFSRNSYVGLGGAFGQLSVGRQTNALYAATGNFNPFLASANLSPVMLQVWNTGYNRAVLGDSVWDNTVQYTSPEVTGFRASASYGFGEVTNRPGRHNLNLTLNYANGPFAAAISAQEADVGPGLAAPVTSQKAQMAGLSYDFNVVKVYGQYFHTDTPDIRTQTRTTQLGFAVPVGAGRLMASVASTRRDMPLTDSRRTTSALGYDHYLSKRTDLYAVYLSDKLTGFDRRGNLALGVRHRF, from the coding sequence ATGGATATGCGCACTCGCGCCTGCCTGGCTGCGGGCCTTGCAACGGCTTCGCTCGGCTCTTGCCCCGCATTCGCGCAAAGCGCCTCGGCGGACAGCGTGAGCATCTACGGCGTGCTCGACCAGTATGTGGGTTCGCTGCGCCGAAGCGATCAGTCTGGCCGCACCAAGGTGCTGAACAGCGGCGGCATGACGACCTCCTACTGGGGTGTTCGGGGCACCGAAGACCTGGGAGGCGGGCTGCAGACCTTCTTCGCGCTGGAAAGCTTCATTCAAGCCGATACCGGCACCTTCGGCCGGACATCCGCCGACCCTTACTTCTCGCGTAACTCCTACGTGGGGCTCGGCGGCGCCTTCGGCCAATTGAGCGTGGGGCGGCAGACCAACGCGCTCTATGCGGCAACCGGCAACTTCAATCCGTTTCTCGCGTCCGCCAATCTGAGCCCGGTGATGCTGCAGGTCTGGAACACGGGCTACAACCGCGCGGTGCTGGGGGACAGCGTCTGGGACAACACGGTTCAGTACACGTCGCCCGAGGTGACGGGCTTTCGTGCTTCTGCGTCGTATGGCTTCGGCGAGGTCACGAACCGGCCCGGCCGGCACAACCTGAACCTGACGCTCAACTACGCGAACGGCCCGTTCGCTGCGGCGATTTCCGCGCAGGAGGCCGACGTGGGCCCGGGCCTCGCGGCCCCGGTCACGAGCCAGAAAGCCCAGATGGCCGGACTCTCGTACGACTTCAATGTGGTGAAGGTCTACGGCCAATACTTTCACACCGACACGCCCGACATCCGCACCCAGACGCGGACGACGCAGCTCGGCTTCGCGGTGCCCGTTGGCGCAGGCCGGCTCATGGCGTCTGTCGCGAGCACGCGTCGAGACATGCCGCTCACGGATTCCCGCCGGACCACATCGGCGCTCGGCTATGACCACTATCTTTCCAAGCGCACCGACCTCTATGCGGTCTACCTCTCGGACAAGCTCACGGGCTTCGACCGGCGAGGAAACCTGGCGCTCGGCGTGCGGCACCGCTTCTGA
- the dapD gene encoding 2,3,4,5-tetrahydropyridine-2,6-dicarboxylate N-succinyltransferase has protein sequence MTQQLQQIIDAAWEDRANVSPTAASAEVRDAVEHVISELNNGKLRVATRESVGKWTVHQWIKKAVLLSFRLKDNEQIQAGSLGFYDKVPTKFSHLSAGELKESGVRIVPPAVARRGSYIAKGAILMPSYVNIGAYVGEGTMVDTWATVGSCAQIGANVHLSGGVGIGGVLEPLQAGPTIIEDNCFIGARSEVVEGVVIEENSVLGMGVYIGQSTPIFNRDTGETLFGRVPSGSVVISGNLPKKTKSGQDYSTYAAIIVKTVDAQTRSKTSLNDLLRD, from the coding sequence ATGACCCAGCAACTGCAACAGATCATCGACGCCGCGTGGGAAGACCGCGCCAATGTCTCGCCCACCGCCGCCTCGGCCGAAGTGCGCGACGCCGTCGAGCATGTGATTTCCGAACTCAACAACGGCAAGCTGCGCGTTGCCACGCGCGAAAGCGTCGGCAAGTGGACGGTGCACCAGTGGATCAAGAAGGCCGTGCTGCTGTCGTTCCGCCTGAAGGACAACGAGCAGATCCAGGCCGGCTCGCTGGGCTTCTATGACAAGGTGCCGACCAAGTTCTCGCACCTGTCGGCCGGCGAGCTGAAGGAATCGGGCGTTCGCATCGTGCCCCCGGCCGTCGCACGCCGCGGCAGCTACATCGCCAAGGGCGCGATCCTCATGCCCTCCTACGTGAACATCGGCGCCTATGTGGGCGAAGGCACCATGGTCGACACCTGGGCCACCGTGGGTTCGTGCGCGCAGATCGGCGCCAACGTGCACCTCTCGGGCGGCGTCGGCATCGGCGGCGTGCTCGAGCCGCTGCAGGCCGGCCCGACCATCATCGAAGACAACTGCTTCATCGGCGCCCGCTCGGAAGTGGTCGAAGGCGTGGTGATCGAGGAAAACTCCGTGCTCGGCATGGGCGTGTACATCGGCCAGAGCACCCCGATCTTCAACCGCGACACCGGAGAGACCTTGTTCGGCCGCGTGCCGTCCGGCAGTGTCGTCATCAGCGGCAACCTGCCCAAGAAGACCAAGTCGGGCCAGGACTACAGCACCTACGCGGCGATCATCGTCAAGACGGTCGATGCGCAAACGCGCTCCAAGACCAGCCTGAACGACCTGCTGCGCGACTGA